A DNA window from Ranitomeya imitator isolate aRanImi1 chromosome 2, aRanImi1.pri, whole genome shotgun sequence contains the following coding sequences:
- the LOC138665065 gene encoding pneumococcal serine-rich repeat protein-like, with the protein MASGSDSGTPPLRSPASSSEEENQEEEREQQQGPRGQAVVAGRSVSQRALDEPLNIDLMVASIEARGPLWDSRDPQHADQGILRRLWLEVAQTLWDGFDSANAKAKASFLKQLRTRWRSMKDRFKRGLKKEGQARSGAGASRTSVYKHNRILQFLRPVLESRETHSSTRETVQSSRRPSRAVLCEAPSELSRPSHSESRSATTQSGEPAAGPSDVPLAEASVAPSFGSSRQRQRASDRAPMSEFLHLSTVFQNGFKALCDKMCNIERRLENIETDLSRPAKHFFSAIHNGMVEHLTPELQISFMQGCNNLYVSALQQARVMQSATNMPAVPSLAAMTPTPAAEHHHRGPRAEGHRRRHRHHRTEPQSSEPDRPSRGHRREADPHPEGERRKKKKKKTMTTTSTTSLAMAAPQSTTRTQPGSTRSTPSTQAGSTRSTPTTQPGSTRSTPSTQPGSTQSRSSQPRTLVVPPPLSPASVAVSPPPSTGWTDVGIPSSVIEYAASSPSSSSSVSSSQKTGGYESPLVADIGTP; encoded by the exons atggccagcggcagtgattccggcaccccaccgctgaggagtccg gcttcttcaagtgaggaggagaaccaggaggaagagagggagcagcagcagggaccacggggccaagctgtggttgcaggacggagc gtttcacaacgggccctggatgagccaCTTAACATTGACCTAATGGTGGCAtcaatagaagcacggggcccgttgtgggacagccgtgacccccagcacgcggaccagggcatattgcggcgtctgtggttggaggtggcacaaacgctgtgggatggcttcgacagcgctaacGCCAAGGCCAAAgccagtttcc ttaaacaattgaggaccagatggcgctccatgaaggaccgtttcaagaggggcctgaaaaaggagggacaggctCGTAGTGGTGCtggcgcttcaaggacctcggtgtacaagcataaccgtatactgcagttcttgcgaccggtccttgaaagcagaga aacacacagcagcacccgcgagactgtccaatCCTCAAGACGACCCTcaagagcggtcctttgtgaagcgccatctgaactgtcgcggccatcccacagcgagagcaggtctgcaacaacacaatctggcgaaccggcagccggtccatcagatgttcctctggccgaggcctctgttgctccgtcctttgggtcttcccgacagcgtcagcgggcctcggacagggcgcccatgtccgaatttttacatctgagtaccgtatttcagaatggtttcaaggcgctgtgcgataaaatgtgcaatatcgaacggcgtcttgaaaacatcgaaacggatctctcgaggccggcaaaacatttctttagtgccattcacaacggcatggtggaacatcttacgccggaactccagatttcgttcatgcagggctgcaacaatttatatgtcagtgctctgcagcaggctcgggtcatgcagtcagcgacaaatatgcccgcagtaccatcgctggctgccatgactccgactcctgctgcagagcaccaccacagaggtccgcgtgccgagggccaccgccgccgccaccgccaccacagaactgaGCCCCAAAGTtccgagcctgacaggccttcaagggggcacagacgggaagccgacccccacccagagggagagaggaggaaaaagaagaagaagaagaccatGACGACCACAAGCACTacgtccttggctatggctgctccccaaagtaccaccagaacacagcctgggtcgacccggagcacaccaagtacccaggctgggtctacacggagtacacccactacccagcctgggtcaaccaggagtacaccatctacacagcctgggtcgacccagagccggagtagccagccaaggacactggtcgtccctcctcctctctCACCTGCTTCTGTTGCAGTCTCGCCACCACCATCCACTGGCTGgactgatgtcggcatcccgtctagtgtcatagagtatgctgcttcctccccctcttcctcctcctcggtctcctcatcaCAAAAAACTGGGGGATATGAATCCCCTTTGGTTGCGGACATTGGCACCCCTTAA
- the LOC138665067 gene encoding uncharacterized protein, with the protein MDRSMESIYLTFELELALAIAYAFACHEQRRRDKLRRRSRRRFWLHPIVEVRESRGAYHCLFGELNENQDKYLEYTRMTKDSFRYLLRLVEGTISRQDTQLRKSISPEERLLVTLRFLATGETLRSLHFQFRIGVSTLSGIIADTCRALWDNLREEFLPIPTQEIWHANAQKFHKVCSFPNCIGAVDGKHIRITKPSRSGSLFYNYKKYFSTVLMAIAGADCRFLAVDIGAFGRANDSRTFKESDMGQRLYNNNFNFPHPRPLPNTDGPDLPFVVVGDEAFQMSGNLLKPYSSRGLDRTKTIFNYRLSRARRTVECAFGILVSKWRILGSAINLKIETVDEVVKACVVLHNFIIDKERVNVELDEHIQNPLPDYQDHPLRTTVEIAHMRDQFAAYFVSDVGRVSWQDEMV; encoded by the exons atggatcgttccatggagagtatctacctcacttttgagctggaattagcccttgctatagcttatgcttttgcctgtcatgaacagaggagaagagacaaactacggagaaggagtcggcgGCGTTTTTGGcttcaccctatagtggaagtccgagagagtcgtggagcgtaccattgtctttttggcgaattaaatgagaaccaggacaaatacttagAATACACCAGGATGACAAAAGACAGCtttcgatatctgctgcgtctggtggaaggaaccatttccaggcaggacacgcagctccgtaaatcgatttcccctgaggagcgtctgctggtgactctacg tttcctggctaccggagagacattgagatcactgcatttccagtttcggattggagtctcaacactgtcgggtattattgcagacacatgccgcgcattgtgggacaacctccgggaggaatttttgccCATCCCTACACAAGAAATATggcatgccaacgcccaaaaattccacAAAgtttgttctttccctaactgtatcggagctgtggatgggaagcacattaggattaccaagccgtcaagaagtggatctcttttttataattataaaaaatacttttccactgtgctgatggcaattgctggtgcggactgcaggtttctcgctgtggacattggagcctttggtcgtgcaaatgattcacggacatttaaggagtctgatatgggccaaagattgtacaataacaattttaatttcccccatccacgacctcttcccaacactgacggCCCggacctgccatttgttgttgttggtgatgaggcttttcaaatgagtggcaacctactgaaaccgtactccagtcgtgggttggaccgtaccaaaactatatttaattatagactgtccagggccagaagaactgtggagtgcgcctttggcatcctggtctccaaatggcgtatattaggatccgctataaatttgaaaattgagacagtggatgaggtggtgaaggcgtgtgtggttctccacaattttattattgataaagagagagtcaacgtggaactcgatgaacacatacaaaatccattgcctgattatcaagatcatcctctgcggacaactgtggagattgctcatatgagggaccaatttgctgcatactttgtttccgatgttggccgtgtttcatggcaagatgaaatggtctaa